One window from the genome of Pandoraea fibrosis encodes:
- a CDS encoding GntR family transcriptional regulator, translating into MSATRRVVQSDRLRDQIYQLLREDLHGGAIPAGSRLVELDLAERYGVSRTPVREALFQLAREGLVVRTDRGYSLMTDTPKDFLQRMEVRLLLDPPLAEHAAKYGSDEQIEALASAYEKMKKAEASSKYSAFVSAAHEFRTLLLDMSHNTALTRVCAVLEDQFLLVRNEHYKDEGNRAISVHRDGLLLDAIRSRDVKGAGRAAKDYVEMLIKTHAQAPERAPRKPSAKATSAKRT; encoded by the coding sequence ATGAGTGCTACCCGTAGAGTCGTACAGAGCGATCGGCTGCGCGATCAGATTTATCAGTTGCTCCGGGAAGATTTGCACGGAGGCGCCATCCCTGCGGGATCGCGCCTCGTTGAGTTGGACCTGGCCGAGCGATACGGTGTTTCCCGCACGCCCGTGCGAGAAGCGCTGTTCCAACTGGCACGGGAAGGCCTGGTTGTGCGGACCGATCGCGGGTATTCGCTCATGACGGATACGCCCAAGGACTTCTTGCAGCGAATGGAGGTCCGACTCCTGCTCGACCCGCCTCTCGCCGAACATGCTGCGAAGTATGGGTCCGACGAGCAGATCGAGGCACTGGCGAGTGCTTACGAGAAGATGAAGAAGGCCGAAGCGTCGTCAAAGTATTCGGCGTTTGTCTCGGCCGCACACGAGTTCCGCACCCTGCTGCTCGACATGAGCCACAACACTGCGCTCACGCGCGTGTGCGCCGTGCTCGAGGACCAGTTCCTGCTGGTGCGCAACGAACACTACAAGGATGAAGGGAATCGGGCTATCTCAGTCCATCGCGACGGCTTGCTGCTCGACGCCATTCGCTCACGCGATGTGAAAGGTGCGGGACGCGCCGCCAAGGACTACGTCGAGATGCTGATTAAAACGCATGCTCAGGCACCGGAACGTGCGCCCCGAAAGCCAAGCGCGAAAGCGACCTCCGCCAAGCGGACATAA
- a CDS encoding Rieske 2Fe-2S domain-containing protein translates to MRQKVAAVIDHDSLHTVRKQPRLETPTMSEQAHFVDESLLNKVPRWRNYLAAKLGFRNHWYPVKLSSDVLEGKVSQATVCGEEILLKRVDGEVKAIRDRCLHRGVKFSEKIECYTPDTITCWYHGFTYKWNDGKLCDILASPDSKAIGRRNVRSYPVQEAKGLVFVFVGDEGFEAPPLSEDVPPTFLDDDLELHCAIYEVESNWRVGCENGFDGLHVYIHRASELVPDTQRSLPIGHLAKSGDVVVHEQDGAPKGVYDAFANHTSIWEGKVDGQVVVTGTKRVSEKPTRTTAASLWMPCGLRVDDFPDQDITQFEFYVPVTESQHLYVMLVGKRVSTEDERAHFNHEFWNRWKPIGFENFNAQDIQARLALQTFYKRDSAWLDEMLIEGDSPLIKWRELCHRHARGIQKPEHM, encoded by the coding sequence ATGCGGCAGAAGGTGGCAGCGGTGATTGACCATGATTCATTGCATACAGTACGCAAACAACCTAGATTGGAGACGCCCACAATGAGTGAGCAGGCACATTTTGTAGACGAAAGTCTGCTGAACAAGGTACCCCGCTGGCGCAACTATCTCGCCGCGAAGCTGGGTTTCCGGAACCATTGGTATCCGGTGAAACTCTCCAGCGATGTTCTTGAGGGGAAAGTGAGCCAGGCGACGGTGTGTGGCGAGGAGATACTTCTCAAGCGGGTTGACGGGGAAGTCAAAGCGATTCGTGACCGGTGCCTGCACCGTGGCGTGAAGTTCTCCGAGAAGATCGAGTGCTATACGCCGGACACCATCACCTGTTGGTACCACGGCTTCACCTACAAGTGGAACGACGGCAAGTTGTGCGACATCCTGGCGTCGCCCGACAGCAAGGCCATCGGCCGACGCAACGTAAGAAGCTACCCGGTCCAGGAGGCCAAGGGGTTGGTTTTTGTCTTCGTGGGCGATGAAGGGTTCGAGGCGCCGCCGCTCTCGGAGGACGTGCCCCCGACGTTCCTCGACGACGATTTGGAACTGCATTGCGCGATTTACGAGGTCGAGTCGAACTGGCGCGTAGGGTGCGAGAACGGCTTCGACGGCTTGCATGTGTACATTCACCGTGCCTCGGAGCTTGTCCCCGACACCCAACGATCGCTGCCGATCGGGCATCTCGCGAAGTCGGGCGATGTGGTGGTGCACGAGCAAGACGGTGCCCCGAAAGGCGTCTATGACGCGTTTGCCAACCATACGAGCATTTGGGAAGGGAAGGTCGATGGCCAGGTCGTCGTCACCGGCACGAAACGGGTGTCGGAAAAGCCGACCCGAACCACGGCGGCGTCGCTTTGGATGCCTTGTGGGCTACGCGTGGACGATTTTCCGGATCAGGACATCACGCAATTCGAGTTCTACGTTCCGGTGACCGAGTCGCAGCATCTCTACGTCATGCTCGTCGGCAAGCGCGTCTCGACCGAAGATGAGCGAGCGCACTTCAATCATGAGTTCTGGAATCGATGGAAGCCCATTGGTTTCGAGAACTTCAATGCTCAGGATATCCAGGCGCGACTGGCCCTGCAGACATTCTACAAACGCGATTCTGCCTGGCTCGACGAGATGCTGATCGAGGGCGATTCTCCGCTTATCAAGTGGCGCGAGCTTTGTCATCGCCACGCGCGAGGCATTCAGAAGCCGGAACACATGTGA
- a CDS encoding NAD(P)/FAD-dependent oxidoreductase, whose translation MIIGAGIAAVYAAESARKAGFDGRIILCGDEGEAPYDRPPLSKKVLQETGEADRISLRDSAFYDAHDIDLRLGNAAQRIDREARQVTFSDGTSLGYGTLVLATGSSLRTLAQLPPEMPRVFYLRRISDAVALRDALPNLRKLVVVGAGVIGLEVAAVANGMGIEVTVLEAGPRPMARATCAEVCEFVVKQHEQRGVRIRTGISIMEVTELPSGYRLGLSGGESIDADAVIVGIGVVPNVSLASSAGLETCASGICVDGQGRTSDEHIYAAGEVAFHFNARMGRAERQENWHHAVAHGEHVGRSIVCGGPDYEEISGYWSDQYDFSLQSFGVSIGERNIVRGDPTAGRFIVFHMEGDVVAGVSSVGAPREMRVGKALVRSAASVPVAVLQDSSIDLAKWQSAVEHSAP comes from the coding sequence GTGATCATCGGCGCGGGAATCGCCGCTGTCTACGCCGCCGAAAGCGCGCGAAAGGCAGGCTTCGACGGCCGAATCATCCTCTGCGGAGATGAGGGGGAGGCGCCTTACGATCGTCCCCCGCTTTCCAAAAAGGTGTTGCAGGAGACGGGGGAGGCAGATCGCATTTCGTTGCGCGACAGCGCCTTCTACGATGCCCATGACATCGATCTCCGCCTGGGCAATGCAGCTCAACGTATTGACCGGGAGGCGCGTCAGGTCACGTTCTCGGACGGCACGTCGCTGGGATACGGCACGCTTGTCCTGGCGACGGGATCGTCGCTGCGCACACTTGCACAACTTCCTCCGGAGATGCCGCGCGTGTTTTATCTGCGCCGGATTTCCGATGCTGTCGCATTGCGAGACGCGCTGCCGAACCTGCGCAAACTGGTAGTGGTTGGCGCGGGGGTCATCGGCCTTGAAGTGGCGGCTGTGGCCAACGGTATGGGGATTGAGGTGACCGTACTTGAAGCGGGTCCGCGGCCGATGGCGCGAGCGACCTGCGCCGAGGTTTGTGAGTTCGTGGTGAAACAGCACGAACAGCGAGGGGTGCGCATTCGCACCGGGATCTCGATCATGGAGGTCACCGAACTGCCCTCGGGCTATCGCCTTGGCTTGTCCGGTGGCGAATCCATCGATGCCGATGCGGTCATCGTCGGCATCGGCGTCGTCCCCAATGTTTCGCTCGCCAGTTCTGCGGGGCTTGAGACCTGCGCGTCCGGGATCTGCGTCGACGGGCAGGGGCGAACATCCGATGAGCACATCTATGCCGCGGGCGAAGTGGCTTTTCACTTCAACGCCCGTATGGGTCGGGCGGAGCGGCAAGAGAACTGGCATCACGCGGTGGCGCATGGCGAGCATGTAGGGCGGTCCATCGTGTGCGGAGGCCCCGATTACGAGGAAATCAGCGGCTATTGGTCCGATCAGTACGACTTCAGCCTCCAGTCGTTTGGCGTCTCGATCGGCGAGCGGAATATCGTTCGCGGTGATCCGACGGCCGGGCGATTCATCGTTTTTCATATGGAAGGCGACGTGGTGGCCGGCGTCAGCTCGGTGGGCGCACCTCGCGAAATGCGGGTAGGCAAAGCACTCGTGAGATCGGCGGCCAGCGTTCCTGTCGCTGTGCTTCAGGATTCAAGCATCGACTTGGCCAAGTGGCAGTCAGCCGTTGAGCACAGTGCGCCTTAG
- a CDS encoding VOC family protein encodes MQSELRPFHLAFPVDDLQKAREFYAGVMGCPEGRSSDHWIDFDLFGHQIVTHLTPKHEPAACNEVDGTAVPIPHFGVVLCMSEWTELAERLRDSGVEFIVEPQIRFQGQVGEQATMFFLDPSRNALEFKALADLGQLFAK; translated from the coding sequence ATGCAGTCTGAATTGAGGCCTTTCCACCTTGCGTTTCCCGTCGACGATCTTCAAAAAGCCCGCGAATTTTATGCGGGCGTGATGGGGTGCCCGGAAGGGCGGAGTTCCGATCACTGGATCGACTTCGATTTGTTTGGGCACCAGATCGTCACTCACCTCACCCCGAAGCATGAGCCTGCCGCTTGCAACGAGGTGGATGGAACCGCCGTTCCCATTCCCCATTTCGGGGTGGTGCTTTGCATGAGCGAATGGACCGAACTGGCCGAACGTCTGCGCGATAGCGGGGTGGAGTTCATTGTCGAGCCTCAGATCCGCTTTCAGGGACAGGTGGGCGAACAGGCCACGATGTTCTTCCTTGATCCGTCCCGAAACGCGCTGGAGTTCAAGGCGCTCGCGGACTTGGGCCAACTCTTCGCAAAGTAG